The genomic window AGCACTGGTCGGCCGCCGTCACGACCGCCGCGAGCACCGCCTCCGCGTCGGTGCCCGGCGGAACGCCGATGACGGGCGAGAGGACGATGCGGTTCAGCCGGGCGGGCTCGTCGGAGAGGTCCATCGTGCCCGCCGCATCGTCCTCGTAGCTGCGGATGTCGATCCCGGCCCCGGCGGCGACGGCGAGGAAGGCGAGCAACTGGCACGAGCTGGCCGCGGCCACGAGCAGCTGCTCCGGATTGAGGAGTCCGCCGTCCCCGCGGAAGCGCGCGTCCGCGCTCAACCGCAGCGAGGTCTCGGCCGGTGCGGCCGAGACGATGTGGGCCCGGTCGTAGGCGCGGTACCCCGCGCCCGTCGACCCGGCCCAGGCGAGCCTGGTGACGTAGTCGTGTCTCATGGGACCGAACGTACGCAGAAACCTTTCGGTGCGAGCCGAAGGGTTCTCGGAGTAGCGTCGAGGCATGCCGCAGGACTTCACCCCGATCGGACGCGCGCTCTCGGCACCCGCCCGTTCGGACATCGTGAACCTGCTCATGGACGGCTCGTCGCGGCCCGCCGGCGAGCTGGCCTCGGCCGCCGGGGTCAGCGCCTCGACGGCGAGCGAGCACCTCGCGATCCTGGTGGACTCCGGCATCCTCGCGGTCGAGGCGAATGGCCGTCGGCGGATGTACCGCGTCGCCGACGCGCGCACCGCCGCGGCGCTCGAGCAGCTCGGCCTGCTCTGCCCACCGGCCGAGGACGTCGGCTACTACCGCACCCGCGACGCGCGACGGCTCGCCGATGCGCGGTTCTGCTACGACCACCTCGCGGGTCGCCTCGGGGTGGCGCTCACCGAGTCGATGAGCGAGCACGGATGGCTCGGCGCCGACCTGGCGCTCAGCCCGACCGGCGATGCGGCGCTCACCGAGCGGGGGATCGACGTCGCCGCGCTCCGAGCGGGCCGGCGACGACTCACCCGGCCCTGCGCGGACTGGACCGAACGCCGACCCCATCTCGCCGGGGCGGTCGGCGCGTCCGTCGCCGCGCACTTCCTGGCGATGAAGTGGATCGAGCGCGGGCATCCGCGTGCGGTCCGGGTCACACGCGCCGGGCGGGCGGCGCTGACGGACGTGTGGCTGGTGCCCGCCGACGCGGTGCCGATCGCGCTCTGAGTCGACGCGCGCTCCTCGTCGACGCGCGCTCCTCGACGTCGGCCCTCGGTGGAGGTGCGATCACCGCGGTCCGCGCGGCCCGAACACGCCCGCGAACACCGCGTGCAGCAGCGGCACGACCGACACCACCATCAGCGTGATGCCCCACCCCGGCTCATCCGCCCGCAGCTGGATGCCACCGAGGAACAGGCCGACGAAGACGACCGCGGAGACGATGCGGCCCGCGACGCGCTCGAGGCGCGCCATCCGCTGCTCGATGCGGGGGGAGTTCGCGACGAGCCGGCCGCCTTCGATGCGATCGATGACGCCGTCGAGCCGGCCCGGCAGGCGCCAGGCGGTGCCCGCGACCGAGACCGCCTCGCGGCCGACGGCCTGCACGATGTTGCCGCGCTCGCCGCGCAGGAGCTGCGCGGCGTACGGCTCGACGGCGTCCCAGATGTTGAAGGTCGGGTCGAGCGAGCTGCACAGGCCCGAGGTCAGCGACATCGAGCGGATGATGAGGAGGAAGTTCTCGGGCAGCTGGAACGGCAGCGTGCGCACGAGGTCGCCGAACTCGAGCGCGAAGCGGCGGAACTCGCGCTCGTCGACCTGCGCGAGCTCGGCGAAGCCCATGCCGCCGAAGCGGGCGAACAGCTCGGTCATCGCGCGCTCGAGCTCGGCGGTGTCGGCGGTCGGCAGCAGGACGCCGACCCCGCGGATGGCGTCGACCATCCGCTTGCCGTCGCGGGCGGCGACCGCGAGCAGCAGCTGCTGCAGGCCCCGACGCAGCGAGTCGGGCACCTCGCCCATCATGCCGAAGTCGATGAAGGTGAGCTGGTAGGCGCCGCCGGATGACGCGACCGGCGTCACGAAGATGTTGCCGGGGTGCGGGTCGGCGTGGAAGTAGCCGTCGCGGAAGAGCTGGTCGAACATGACCGCGGCGAACTGCTGCGCGACGGCCTTCGGGTCGATGCCGGCGGCCAGCAGCGCGTCGCGGTCGTTGACCTTGATCGCCGTGACGTCGGCCAGGGTGAGCACGCGGCGGGTGCTGCGCTCCCAGACGACCTCGGGCGCGGCGACGCGCGGGTCGGCGGCGAAGCTCGCGGCGAACCGCTCGGCGTTCTGCGCCTCGTGCAGGTAGTCGATCTCCTCGAGGCTCGTGGTCGCGAACTCCTCGACGAGCGCGGGCAGGTCGACGCGGCGAGCGACGAACCCCACGCGGCTGAGCCATCCCGCGACGCGGCGCAGCGCCGCGAGGTCGACCTCGACGATCTGCTCGATGCCCGGCCGCTGCACCTTGACGACGGCCTCGGCGTAGCCCATGTCGGCGGCGTCGATCGGCGCGAGGCGGGCGCGGTGCGCCTGGCCGAGGGATGCCGCGGCGAGCGGCTCCGGGTCGAACTCGGCGTAGGCGAGCTCGAGCGGCAGGCCGAGCTCGGCCTCGGCGAGGCGCCGGATCGCGTCGAACGGCACGGGTGGCACCTCGTCCTGCAGGCCGGCGAGTTCGCGCGTGATCTCGGGCGGCAGCACGTCGAGTCGTGACGACATGTACTGGCCGACCTTGATCATGAGGCCGCCGAGGTCGACCGCGAGGTCGTGGAAGCGCTGGGCGATGCGCGTGAGCCGCGCGGTGCGCCCGCGCGCCGCGACTCCGGCGAGGCCGAAGCGCGGCAGCACGAGCTCGTACCACCACGTCTGGACGATGTACCTGGCGGCGAAGCGAAGGATCCGCCGGTACCGGGCGCGCAGGTTCCCCACATCGGGCATCCTGCCTGCAGGATGCCGACGTGTCGAGGGCACTCGGTCAGTCCTGGGCGAGGATCGAGTAGAGGCGGCGACGCGCCTCGTCGAGCACCTCGACCGCTTCCTTCACCTGCTCGGGCGTGCCCGTGCGGCCGACCTGCGCCGCCGCCTGGGCGAGTTCCATGCCCGACTTCGCGAGCGGTCCGGCGCCGCCGAAGTCGCGGCGCCCGCCACCTCCGCTGCCGGTGGTGGTGCCGCCGGTCGGCCAAGGTGCGCGGTCGGCGGATGCCGTGGCCTCGGCGCGTCCCATCTCGGTCAGCGAGTAGGTCTTGCGGCCGTTGGATTCCTCGGCGCTCACGAGGCCCTCGTCGGCGAGCAGCTGGAGGGTGGGGTAGACCGAGCCTGCGCTCGGCTTCCAGGCGCCCCCGCTGCGCTCGGAGATCTCGCTGATGATCTGGTAGCCGTGCATGGGCTTCTCGGCGAGGAGCGCGAGCACCGCCGCGCGCACGTCGCCACGACCCATCCGCGGGGCGACTTTCTGCTCGAACATGCCGCGCAGCTGCTCCATGGCCTCCCAGAGGCCCTGTCCGGGGCCGCCCTTGCCGCCCCAGTTGCCGGCGCTGCCGCCGAAGCCGCCGCCATACGAATCGCTCATGATGACCTCCTTGGAACCGGGGCCCTGATCGGGTCTCGACGATATGTCAACGATATATCGCTCGGCGCGTCGGTGGCCGGGAGTCTGCTGAGAGCACTGACGTGCCGCAGAATCGGAACCACCATGACGAGCACCCGTGCCGACGACGTGCACCCCGCCCCCGCGCGCATGCGCATCGCAGACCTCCACCCCGAGCTCCGCCGTGCCTACCGGTGGTTCCCGCGCCCGCAGGTGCGGCACGGCTGGCAGCGCCGGATGGTGCAGGCGGCGCTCGCACTCATCCCGCCGCCCAGGCCCGCGGGCGGGGTGCGATTCGAGCGGGTCGAGTTCGACGCGCCCGGCACGGGCGTGCGCGTCTTCACGCCCACCGACGCGGCCGGATCGGCGGCGGGCGGGCGCGCGGCCCTGCTGTGGATGCACGGCGGCGGCCTCGTGATCGGCGCCGCCGCGGCCGACGACCGGTTCTGCGCCGAGCTCGCGGAGCGGCTCGGCATCGTGATCGTCTCCGTCGAGTACCGGCTCGCCCCGCAGCATCCGTTCCCGGCGCCGCTCGACGACGGCGTCGCGGCGTGGCGGTGGCTTCAGGATGCCGCGTCCGCGCGGGGCGTCGACCCGGCCCGCATCGCGGTCGGCGGCCAGAGCGCCGGCGGCGGACTCGCGGCCGCGCTCGCGCAGCGCCTGCTCGACGACGGCGGGCCGCAGCCCGTCGCGCAACTGCTGTACTGCCCGATGCTCGACGACCGCACCGCCGCGCGACGCGAACTCGACGCGGTGCGCCATTTCGCCTGGACCAACCGCGACAACCTGGTCGGCTGGTCGTCGTACCTGCAGGCGGCGCCGGGCGGTGACGCCGTGCCCGAGTTCGCCGTGCCCGCCCGGCGTGCCGACCTGGCCGGGCTGCCACCGGCGTGGATCGGCGTGGGCGACATCGACCTGTTCCACGACGAGGATCTCGCCTACGCCGCCGCGCTCGCCGACGCCGGTGTCGACTGCACGGTCGACGTGGTGCCGGGCGCGCCGCACGCGTTCGAGACCGTGGCTCGCGGTGCTGCGGTCGCGGAGGCCTACCACGCACGCGCGCGGGCCTGGCTGGGGGAGCGGCTCGCAACATCCGCCGAGGCCTGAGCGCGCGGCGCGAGCGCGACGTCGCTCGGCGGAGTCCACCCGGCGTCATGCCGCCCGGCCGACTGGCACTCGACGGTGGACGCCCGCGAGCGGGCGGGGTACCGTGACCCCATCGATCCCGCACCCCCCGCACCCCCCGCGATCCTCGGACGCACCGGCGAGCTCGATCGGCTCGGTGCACTGTTCGGCAATGCCCGCAACGGCGTCGGCACGGCGCTCTCGGTCGTGGGCGAGCCGGGGGTCGGCAAGACGGCGCTGCTCGACGCCGCCGTCGGCCGGGCTCGTGGCATCCGCGTGCTCCGCTCCGACGGGTACGAAGCCGAATCGGCGATGCCGTACGCCGCGGTGCAGCGCCTCGGCGCCCCGCTGGCCGAGCACCTCGGCGAGGTGCCCGCGCGGCAGGCGGCGGCGCTGCGGATCGCCGCGGGCGTCGACGACGGGCCTCCGCCCGACCGGTACCTCGTCGGGCTCGGCCTGCTGTCGCTGCTCGCGGCGGCCGGCGCGGTCGAGCCGATCGCGTGGGTCGTCGACGACGCCCACCTGGTCGACGCGGAGTCGCTCGAGGTGCTCGCGTTCGTCGCCCGCCGCCTGGCGGCGGAGCCGGTCGTCGTGCTGCTGGCGTCGCGTCCCGACCCGCGCGTGCAGCTCGTCACCGCCGGAGTCCCCGTGTTGGAACTCGGCGGACTCGATCAGCCTTCGGCGGTGCAGCTGCTGAACCGGTCGGTTCGCGGCGCCGTCGATCCGCTGCTCGCGACGCGCATCGCCGAGCAGACCGGCGGCAACCCGCTCGCCCTCATCGACCTGGGCCGTGCGTTCACGGCCGAGCAGCTCACCGACTCGACGCTGGCCCCGACGCCACTGCCGGTCGGCGAGCGACTCGAAGCGCACTACCTGGCGCAGGTCGACGCGATCGACCACGAGGCGCAGCGCTGGCTGCTCGTCGCCGCAGCCGAGTCGACGGGCGATCGCGAGCTCATCGCCGCGGCGTCCGATCGGCTGGGCCTGACGACGGATGCCTCGGGGCCGGCCGAGCGCGCCGGTCTCGTCTCGGTACGGCGAACGGTCGACTTCCGGCATCCGCTCGTTCGCTCGGCCGTCTACAACGGCATGCCCGCCGACGACCGGCGTCGGACCCACGAGGCGCTGGCGGCGGTCGCCGACGAGCGCGGACGCGCCGACCTCGCGGTCTGGCACAGTGCGGCCGCGGCGGTCGGTGCCGACGACGGACTGGCCGCCCGCATGGAGCGGATGGCCGACGCGGCCGGGGTGCGCGGCGCGTCGGTGTCGCGCGCGCAACTGCTCACGCGCGCCGCCGACCTGACCACGGACGGGACCGGGCACGACCGGCGGATCCTCGCGGCCGCCGAGGCGGCCGCGTCGGCCGGTGCCGTCGGGCTCGCGCTCGAACTGCTCGCGCGCCTCGATGAGGGCCGCCTCGATCCGGTCGGCCTCGGCCGCGTGCTGACGTTGCGCGCGCTGCTCGCCCTGTTCATCGCCGACCACGACGGCGTCGTCGGCGGCGCGGCCATGATGCTGCGCGCCGCGACGTTGTTCCACGATCGCGACCCGGAGCTCGAGCAGCGCGCGCTGCTGCGCGCGTTCGACTACACGCTGACGGCCGAGTGGGCGGCCGAAGGCGTGAGCCTGCCCGAACTGGGGCGCCGGCTCGCCGACGGGGCGACCGTGGCCGATGGGCCGAGGTCGGTGCAGCTTCGAGCCGTCGCCGCGCACATCCTGGAGCCGTACGACGTGGCGGTGCCGCTCATCCGCGAGGCGGTCGCGACGATCCGCGACGCCGACGACGCGCAACTGCTCGATGTCGGCTCGCTCGGCGTCGCGCTGACCATGGCGCTGTGGGAGGAGCGCCTGTGCATCGAGCTCCTCGAGCGCACGCTCCAGGTGGCGCGCGATGCCGGAGTGCTCCGGGTCGTGGACACCAACCTGTGGCTGCTGGGCCACCTCGAACTCGTGCGTGGCGACCCCGCGGCATCCGCCCGGTACATCGACCAGGTGCGCGAGCTGCGCCGCGCGATCGGCTACGACGCCGAGCAGGTGGTCAACGCCTCGGCCCTCGCCTGGGCGGGCGCCCCAGTCGAGCTGGTCGAGGCCGTCGCCGAGGGCGTGCTCGCGACCGGATTCGCGGGCGCCTGGACGATCGCGATGACCGGGCTCGGTATCAGGGAGATCGCCGACGGGCACTACCGGGATGCATTCGAGCGGTTCCGGCCGATGGTCGAGCGGAACTTCCTGCAGGTGACCTACCAGCAGCTCCCGGACTACATCGAAGCCGCGGTCCGCAGCGGCCATGCGGCGGCCGTCGTCGATGAGCTCGCTCGACTGCAGGGACTCGCCGCGGCGAGCGGGACGCCGTGGATCCGGGGCCAGGCGGCCAAGTCGACGGCGCTGATGGCGGACGACGCGGAGGCCGAAGCGAGCTACCTGCAGGCGATCGAGCACCTCGAGGCGGCGACCGCGCCCGCCGACCTCGGCCGCGCGCACCTCGTCTACGGCGAGTGGCTCCGGCGCATGAAGCGCCGCCGCGAGGCGCGCGAGCACCTGAAGGCCGCGCTCGCGATCTTCACCCGGGTCGAGGCGCCGGCCTTCGCGGCCCGCGCCCGACGCGAACTCGAGGCGACCGGCGAGCACGTGCCGCACCTCGTCGCGGGCGACGACGGCGTCGAGCCGCTCACGCCGCAGGAAGGCACGATCGCCGGCATGGCTGCGGAGGGGAAGACGAACGCCGAGATCGGCGCGACCCTCTTCATCAGCGTCAACACCGTCGACTACCACCTGCGCAAGGTGTTCCGGAAGTTCGGCGTGACCTCGCGCAAGCAGCTCGCCGAACGCCTCGGCGACCGCTGACACCCGGGCCGGGCGCCTCCGGCGGCGCTGTGCCGCGTCACGACTACGCACGCCACGTGGTTCGGCCGATCCCTGCGCGGCGGCACGATCGTGCCATCCGATCACGCCCGGAGGAGGCCCCGAATGCCCTACGTCACCACCGATGACGGCGCCCAGATCTTCTACACCGACTGGGGCGTCGACGGCTCACCCGTCATCCTGAGCCACGGGTGGCCGCTCAACTCCGACGCGTGGGCCGCGGCCGCGCGGTTCCTCGCCGAGCACGGGCATCGCGCCATCGCGCACGACCGGCGGGGCCACGGCCGGTCGACCCGCACCTGGGACGGCAACGAGATGGACACGTACGCCGACGACCTGGCGTGCCTCATCGACCACCTCGACCTGACCGACCTCACGCTCGTCGGCCACTCGACGGGCGGCGGCGAGCTCGTGCGCTACCTCGGCCGGCACGGCAGCGGGCGCGTGGCGAAGCTCGTGCTCGTCTCGGCGGTGCCGCCGCTCATGCTGCGCACCGACGACAACCCCGAGGGGCTGCCGATCGACGTGTTCGACGGCATCCGCGCGGGCGAGGCATCCGACCGGTCGCAGCTGTACCGCGACCTCGCCGACGGCCCGTTCTTCGGCAACAACCGCAACAACGACGTCTCGCCCGGCACGCGCGACGCGTTCTGGCTGCAGAGCATGGCCTGCGGCCACCGCGCGGCGTACGAGTGCATTGCGGCCTTCTCGGCGACCGACTTCCGCGACGACCTCGCGAAGGTCGACGTGCCGACCCTCGTGATCCACGGCGACGACGACCAGATCGTGCCGTTCGAGGTCGGCGGCAGGCGCTCGGCCGCCATGGTCGAGGGCGCCCGGCTGCTCGTGTACGAGAACGGCGCCCACGGCCTGCCCGACACCGAGCGGGATCGGCTGCACGCCGACCTGCTCGCCTTCATCGATTCCTGACCACGGATGCCGCGGCATCCGCCCCCATGAAAGGACCCCGATCATGACCGACCGGACCACCGACCCCGCCGCCCCCGACACGATCGTGCTGGTGCACGGCCTCTGGATGACCCCGCGCAGCTGGGAGGGATGGGGGGAGCACCTCGAGGCGAAGGGCTTCACCGTGCTGACGCCCGCGTACCCGGGGTTCGAGATCGAGGTCGAGGCGCTGCGCGAGCACCCCGACGTCATCGCGAAGCTCACGGTGCCCGAGACCGTCGACCACCTCGCGGGCGTCATCGAGGCGCTGCCGAGGCCGCCGATCATCATGGGCCACTCGTTCGGCGGCACGCTGACGCAGCTGCTGCTCGCGCGCGGTCTCGGGGCGGCGGCCGTCGTCATCGATTCGGCGCCGACCGAGGGCGTGCGCGTGACGCCGCTGTCGCAGGCCAAGTCGCTCTTCCCGGCGCTGAAGAACCCGGCGAACCGGCACAAGGCGGTCGGGTTCACGCCCGAGGAGTTCCACTACGCATTCGCGAACACGCTCTCGCGCGAGGAGTCCGACGCGGTCTGGCAGAAGTACGCGATCGCCGCCCCGGGCAACTGGGTGTGGGCGTACGGGCTGCTCGCGAACTTCCAGCCCGGCCACCAGGAGACCTGGGTCGACTACACGAAGGACCGGGCGCCGCTGCTGTTCATCGGCGGTGAGAAGGACCACATCATGCCCCCGGCCGTCAACAAGTCGAACGCGAAGCACTACGCGAAGTCGCCCGCGATCACCGAGTACGTCGAGTTCCCCGGGCGCTCGCACTGGATCTGCGCCGAGCCGGGCTGGCAGGAAGTGGCCGACCACGCGCTCGAGTGGGCGCTCGCGCACGCGCGGCCCGTCGCCGCGCTGCCCTCCTGATCGGCGCCGACATGCGCCTGAGCAGGATCGGCGGGCCGACCGTCCTCGCCGAGTTCGACGGATGGCGCGTGCTGGTCGACCCGACGTTCGACGCCCCCGGCCGGAGGTACTCCTTCGGCTGGGGGACGTCGTCGCGCACGACGCTCGGGCCGGCACTCGGCCCCGCACTCCGCCCCGTCGAGGTCGGCCCCGTCGACCTCGTGCTCGTCAGCCACGACCACCACGCCGACAACCTCGACGACGCTCGGCGGCAGCGCTCGAGGTCGACGCCGCGACCGTGCACGCTGGCTCGTCGACGGGCAGCCCGCCACCGTCTCGCACCGCAGAGGGATGTGCTGGGCCCGCGGGCGTGACAGAGTGAGCGCATGGCCCCACCCGCGTCCCCCCGCCCGGGTCGGGCGCTGGAGTGGGAGTGGCCGATCCCGCCGATCGTCTTCTGGTCGGCGAGCGGCCTGGCCGCGGTGGTGCTCTTCTCCGTCCAGGTCCCGATCCATGCGACGGCCTACGCCGTCCCCGTCGTCGCCGCGTTCGCGATCGGGCTCCTCCAGGCGGGCAGCCTGCCGATCGCGGTGTGGCATCCGTGGGCGGGCGTCGCGTCGTTCCTCGCCGGGCAGGTCGTCTTCGGCCTGGTCGGCGCGGCGGATCCCGGGCAGCCGTGGCCGGTCTCCGTGCCGCAGCTCCTCATGCTGTGCGCCCTGCTCATCGTGCTCGTGGTCCGCGGGGCGGATCGGGCCGCGATCGCGCTCTGGGTCGCGGCCGTCGTCGTGCCCCTCGGGCTCGCGTTCCTGCCCGACCGCGGCGCGACGCCCGACGGCTTGGTGGCGAACCTCGTGACGAGCGCCGCGGTGAGCGCCCTCGTGCTTGGCGTGGCCCTCGCCGTGACGGTCAGTCGCGCCCGGCTCTCGGCTGCGCTCGACGAGGAGCGCCGCACGAGCGCCGCCGAGCACGAGCGACGTCTCATCGCCGAGGAGCGCACGCGCATCGCGCGCGAGCTGCACGACGTCGTCGCCCACAGCATGTCGATCATCCAGGTGCAGGCGACGAGCGCGCCCTACCGGCTGACGGGGCTCGACGACGCGACGACGGCCGAGTTCGGCGAGATCGCGGCATCCGCTCGCGCGGCCATCGCCGACATGCGCGAGCTGCTCACCGTCCTCCGCGACCCGGCGGCCGAGGCCGAGACCGCGCCGCAGCCGACGCTCGCCCAGCTGCCCGAGCTCGTGGCGAGCGTCGAGCGCGCGGGGGTGCCGGTCGAGCTCGAGGTGTCGCCCGGCCTGCTCGACGGCGGGCTCGCCGCGAGCACGGCGTACCGGATGGTGCAGGAGTCGCTGAGCAACGTGCTGCGCCACGCGCCCGGGGCGCCAACCGTCGTGACCCTCCGCCGCGTCGACGGCGATCGCGCGTCGCTCGATCTCACGATCCGCAACGGGCCGCCGCCGGGCACGTCGCCGAGCACTCCGTCGGCACCGACCGCGGCACCGATCGCCGCCTCGTCGCTCGGCCCGGGCCACGGACTCATCGGCATGCGCGAGCGCGCCCGCCTCGTCGGTGGACGGATCGACAGCGGTCCCACGGCCGACGGCGGGTTCGAGGTGCACGCCGTCCTGCCACTGGTCGGGGGCCGTCCGGAGGAGGCGTCATGACGGTCACCGTGCTCGTCGTCGACGACCAGGCGATGGTGCGGGCGGGATTCGCCGCCGTGCTCGATGCGCACGACGACCTCCGGGTGGTCGGCCAGGCGGCGGATGGCGCCGAGGCGGTGCGTCTCGCGCGCGCGCTGCGCCCCGATGTCGTCGTCATGGACGTGCGCATGCCCGGCATGAACGGCATCGAGGCGACGCAGGCGCTGCAGACCCCGCCGCGGTCGAGCGACTACGTGCCGCGGGTGCTCATGCTCACCACGTTCGACATCGACGACTACGTGTTCGCGGCGCTGCGCGCCGGCGCGAGCGGGTTCCTGCTGAAGGACGCCGTGCCCGACGAGGTCGTGGCCGCCGTGCGCGTCATCGCAGCCGGCGATGCGCTGCTCGCGCCGAGCGTCACGCGCCGCCTCATCGAGGAGGTCGCGCGGCAGGCCCCGCCACCTCGGGTCGATGAACACCTGCTCGCCTCGCTCACCGCTCGGGAGCGCGAGGTGCTCGTCCTCATCGCGCGAGGCCGTTCCAACCAGGAGATCGCGGCCGCGTTGTTCATCGCCGAGCAGACGGTGAAGACGCACGTCGGCAAGATCCTGGCGAAGCTTGGCCTGCGCGATCGGGTGCACGCGGTGGTGTTCGCCTACGACGTGGGGCTCGTCCGGCCGGGAGGCTGAGGCATCCGCTCGTCGCCCCATACCGAGGTAGGGGGTCGGAACGGCACCGCCGGGTGATCCGCTGCCGGGTATCGCGTCCATAGCCTGCCGCCGGGCGGAGACGCCGCCCGGGAGGAGGCGCCGACATGCTGACCGCCGAACGACCTAGGCCCGTTGCGCCGAGCGACCTCGGTCGTCGACCGACCGCATCGGACCGCGACCCCGCGATCGACGCCGCACGCGCCGCCTGCCTCGTGGTCGTGTTCGTGCTGCACGCCATGATGGTCGGCGTGAGCGTCGGCGCCGACGGGCCGGTGCTCGAGAACGCGCTCGAGGGCTGGGCCGGGTTCGCCCCGGCGACCTGGGTGGTGCAGGTCATGCCCCTCTTCTTCGTCATCGGCGGCTACGCCGGGTGGACGCAGTGGCGCCGCGAACGCGCGAGGGGAGCGGATGCCGCGGCGTTCGCTCGCTCGCGCCTCCTCCGGCTCGTGCGTCCCGCGATCGCGCTCGTCGCCGTGATCACCTCGGTCCTCCTCGTGCTGGCCGCGGTCGGCCTGCCCGCCGACATGGTGGCCACCGCCGGATACCGCATCGGGCAGCCGCTCTGGTTCCTGACCGTCTACCTCGCCTGCTCGTCGCTCGTGCCGGCGATGGCGTGGTTGCACGCGCGGCATCCGTGGCTGACGCTGGGCGCGCTGTCGGTCGCCGCCCTCTCGGTCGATGCCGCCCGTTTCGCCTCGGGCGTCGACGCGGTCGGGTACGTCAACCTACTCGTCGTGTGGCTGCTCGTGCAGCAGCTCGGCTTCCTCCTCGCCGACGGCACGGTCGATCGGATGTCACGCCCCGCGCGCCTCGGAACCGCCGCGGTCGCGCTCGCCGTCCTCGCCGGCATGATCGCGGCCGGCCCGCACTCGGTCGACCTCTTCGCGAACCTCAATCCGCCCACGATCTGCCTTGCCGTGCTCGGCGTCGCGCAGCTCGCCGTGTTCTCGCTCATCCGCCCGGCGCTCCGCCGGTGGGCGCAGCGGCCGCGCCCGCAGCGGATCATCGCCCGATTCGGCGAGTGGGGGATGACGCTCTACCTCTGGCACCTTCCCGCCTTCGTGCTGCTCGCCGGCGTGCTGCTCGTGCTGCATCACGCCGCGGGCCTACCGCTGCCCGCGCCGCTCACGGCGGAGTGGTGGTGGACCCGACCGGTCTGGCTCGCCGCGGCCGCGCTCGTGACAGCGCTCGTCGTCCGCGGTGCCGCGCACTGGGAGCGACGACCGGCGGCGCCGAGACGGATGGTGGCGGGCGACCGGGCGGTCCGCGGGTTCGCCGTACCGGTCGCGGTCGCGGTGCCCGCGGCGATCGCCGGGGTCGGCGCGGTGCTCGTGCTGG from Agromyces aurantiacus includes these protein-coding regions:
- a CDS encoding OsmC family protein is translated as MRHDYVTRLAWAGSTGAGYRAYDRAHIVSAAPAETSLRLSADARFRGDGGLLNPEQLLVAAASSCQLLAFLAVAAGAGIDIRSYEDDAAGTMDLSDEPARLNRIVLSPVIGVPPGTDAEAVLAAVVTAADQCYIANSLRTEVTVGATVVER
- a CDS encoding ArsR/SmtB family transcription factor — translated: MPQDFTPIGRALSAPARSDIVNLLMDGSSRPAGELASAAGVSASTASEHLAILVDSGILAVEANGRRRMYRVADARTAAALEQLGLLCPPAEDVGYYRTRDARRLADARFCYDHLAGRLGVALTESMSEHGWLGADLALSPTGDAALTERGIDVAALRAGRRRLTRPCADWTERRPHLAGAVGASVAAHFLAMKWIERGHPRAVRVTRAGRAALTDVWLVPADAVPIAL
- a CDS encoding ABC1 kinase family protein — translated: MPDVGNLRARYRRILRFAARYIVQTWWYELVLPRFGLAGVAARGRTARLTRIAQRFHDLAVDLGGLMIKVGQYMSSRLDVLPPEITRELAGLQDEVPPVPFDAIRRLAEAELGLPLELAYAEFDPEPLAAASLGQAHRARLAPIDAADMGYAEAVVKVQRPGIEQIVEVDLAALRRVAGWLSRVGFVARRVDLPALVEEFATTSLEEIDYLHEAQNAERFAASFAADPRVAAPEVVWERSTRRVLTLADVTAIKVNDRDALLAAGIDPKAVAQQFAAVMFDQLFRDGYFHADPHPGNIFVTPVASSGGAYQLTFIDFGMMGEVPDSLRRGLQQLLLAVAARDGKRMVDAIRGVGVLLPTADTAELERAMTELFARFGGMGFAELAQVDEREFRRFALEFGDLVRTLPFQLPENFLLIIRSMSLTSGLCSSLDPTFNIWDAVEPYAAQLLRGERGNIVQAVGREAVSVAGTAWRLPGRLDGVIDRIEGGRLVANSPRIEQRMARLERVAGRIVSAVVFVGLFLGGIQLRADEPGWGITLMVVSVVPLLHAVFAGVFGPRGPR
- a CDS encoding PadR family transcriptional regulator → MSDSYGGGFGGSAGNWGGKGGPGQGLWEAMEQLRGMFEQKVAPRMGRGDVRAAVLALLAEKPMHGYQIISEISERSGGAWKPSAGSVYPTLQLLADEGLVSAEESNGRKTYSLTEMGRAEATASADRAPWPTGGTTTGSGGGGRRDFGGAGPLAKSGMELAQAAAQVGRTGTPEQVKEAVEVLDEARRRLYSILAQD
- a CDS encoding alpha/beta hydrolase; its protein translation is MTSTRADDVHPAPARMRIADLHPELRRAYRWFPRPQVRHGWQRRMVQAALALIPPPRPAGGVRFERVEFDAPGTGVRVFTPTDAAGSAAGGRAALLWMHGGGLVIGAAAADDRFCAELAERLGIVIVSVEYRLAPQHPFPAPLDDGVAAWRWLQDAASARGVDPARIAVGGQSAGGGLAAALAQRLLDDGGPQPVAQLLYCPMLDDRTAARRELDAVRHFAWTNRDNLVGWSSYLQAAPGGDAVPEFAVPARRADLAGLPPAWIGVGDIDLFHDEDLAYAAALADAGVDCTVDVVPGAPHAFETVARGAAVAEAYHARARAWLGERLATSAEA
- a CDS encoding helix-turn-helix transcriptional regulator, which encodes MDARERAGYRDPIDPAPPAPPAILGRTGELDRLGALFGNARNGVGTALSVVGEPGVGKTALLDAAVGRARGIRVLRSDGYEAESAMPYAAVQRLGAPLAEHLGEVPARQAAALRIAAGVDDGPPPDRYLVGLGLLSLLAAAGAVEPIAWVVDDAHLVDAESLEVLAFVARRLAAEPVVVLLASRPDPRVQLVTAGVPVLELGGLDQPSAVQLLNRSVRGAVDPLLATRIAEQTGGNPLALIDLGRAFTAEQLTDSTLAPTPLPVGERLEAHYLAQVDAIDHEAQRWLLVAAAESTGDRELIAAASDRLGLTTDASGPAERAGLVSVRRTVDFRHPLVRSAVYNGMPADDRRRTHEALAAVADERGRADLAVWHSAAAAVGADDGLAARMERMADAAGVRGASVSRAQLLTRAADLTTDGTGHDRRILAAAEAAASAGAVGLALELLARLDEGRLDPVGLGRVLTLRALLALFIADHDGVVGGAAMMLRAATLFHDRDPELEQRALLRAFDYTLTAEWAAEGVSLPELGRRLADGATVADGPRSVQLRAVAAHILEPYDVAVPLIREAVATIRDADDAQLLDVGSLGVALTMALWEERLCIELLERTLQVARDAGVLRVVDTNLWLLGHLELVRGDPAASARYIDQVRELRRAIGYDAEQVVNASALAWAGAPVELVEAVAEGVLATGFAGAWTIAMTGLGIREIADGHYRDAFERFRPMVERNFLQVTYQQLPDYIEAAVRSGHAAAVVDELARLQGLAAASGTPWIRGQAAKSTALMADDAEAEASYLQAIEHLEAATAPADLGRAHLVYGEWLRRMKRRREAREHLKAALAIFTRVEAPAFAARARRELEATGEHVPHLVAGDDGVEPLTPQEGTIAGMAAEGKTNAEIGATLFISVNTVDYHLRKVFRKFGVTSRKQLAERLGDR
- a CDS encoding alpha/beta fold hydrolase, producing the protein MPYVTTDDGAQIFYTDWGVDGSPVILSHGWPLNSDAWAAAARFLAEHGHRAIAHDRRGHGRSTRTWDGNEMDTYADDLACLIDHLDLTDLTLVGHSTGGGELVRYLGRHGSGRVAKLVLVSAVPPLMLRTDDNPEGLPIDVFDGIRAGEASDRSQLYRDLADGPFFGNNRNNDVSPGTRDAFWLQSMACGHRAAYECIAAFSATDFRDDLAKVDVPTLVIHGDDDQIVPFEVGGRRSAAMVEGARLLVYENGAHGLPDTERDRLHADLLAFIDS